The genomic interval CAGAGTTGTTGAAACTCCCGGCCACAGCCCGGGTCATACAGCATTTCTTGTGGACAAGTGCCTTTTTTCCGGAGATCTCGTGCTCAGCGATACGACCCCGAACATAAGCTTTTATCCCGGCTACACGAGTGGTGTGGATGACTATTTGGCTTCTCTGAAAAAGATTTTGGAAATGGAGATTGACGTGGTATATCCCGCTCATGAGAGGATTATAAAAAACCCGGAAAAGAGGGTCTATCAGCTTATGGAGCACTGCAAAAAAAGAGCTGAGGAAATTTACCTTGCGGTAGAAAATACGGCCACACTGGAGGAAATCGCTTCGAGGGTTAACTGGAGCATTGGATGTTACCGGGATTTTGACGACCTCAATAAATTCATGGCGTTGAATGAAACTCTTGCTTTTTTGACCTATCTCGAAAGACAGGGTAAAATCAAAAGGAGGATTGAAGATGGAGTCATCAAATTCACCGTATGCTGACGCTTAATACCTGAATGGTGTCGGCAGCATCTTCCATAAGGTCGCTGACGTTGATGAGCTTTTCAACAAACTTTATGAAGAAGTACCATTCAGCGTAATTTCCAAAATTGATACCTTTCAGTTTCTGATAAATTCTGCTCTTGATGCTGTCCACTTCCTCCTCAGATATTTTTATTTTCAGCAGAATCTCACTCAGGTTGCCATCCTGGAGGGCTTTAAATGCATCAGAAAGCTGGTAGGCCATCCTTGAGTTAATTTCAGCGACTCTGGTGAAGTCTCCCCTTATCTCGTCCGGTATCGTTTTTACAAGAAGAAACAGTACTGCGATATCTTCAAGTTCGTCCAGAATTTCGTCCAGTTCCTCGGCAAGATTGCAGAAATCCGATCTGATTGCAGGAATGAACGCACCGGAGTGAATTTTAATCATGATGTCCCTTCTTATCGCATCACCCATTTTCTCTGCCTCGCACACGTCACCAACAACAGCTTCGTCGTTCCGCTCAATAATCATTTTCATAAGCTCGCAGGTATCTATTATAATGCCAATCTGCTCGGCTATTAAATTCAAAACTTCCCTCTCCCTCTCTCCTCCGAAAACAAACTTTCTTATTCTGTCAATCATTTCCTACACCCTTTAACCTTCTCGACAACCCTCACAACCTCGATTAGAGTTCTGGGATAGTTTCCGTGCTCGTCCTTCTCCAAACTTTTCACCATATCCCATATTGTGAGCAGGGCAACGCTAACTCCTGTAAGCGCCTCCATCTCCACACCTGTTTTTCCCCTTGATCTGACCGTGCATCTGACCTTTATCCCGACGCTCTCTATATCGAAGTCAAACTTTACGGATGTGATCGGTATCGGGTGGCACATCGGGATAAGCTCGGGTGTTTTTTTGACGGCCAGAACGCCGGCAATATTGGCTGCTGCGATGACGTTGCCCTTTGCAACATCTTTCTTTAAAATTGCCTCTATGGTGGAACTCCTGAGTCTGATGTAGCCCTCAGCAACAGCGATACGATCAACATCCTCTTTCTCCGATACATCAACCATTCTAACCTTTCCATCCTCGATGTGCGTGAAGGCCATAATCAATGTTTTCACAGGTAAAAATATATCTTCCCCACTTCTACCAGTAAATATGGAGGCTCTAATTGTTGTTGACATGCAGAAGGATTTCTGCTATAAAAACGGAGCACTCTATATCCCGAATGCGGAGGATA from Archaeoglobus neptunius carries:
- a CDS encoding MBL fold metallo-hydrolase translates to MEIEVVKFKSPLGNPEQIYVYVIDRKLIIDGGFCSPTHSLELHEYGVENCVITHHHIDHVGLVFFSDYRVMIHPREIGYIEIYSNPEKFIMAFSKLFASYGVGGRYEKTLEVLVSLNLKPKAKICNFSGLKDVRVVETPGHSPGHTAFLVDKCLFSGDLVLSDTTPNISFYPGYTSGVDDYLASLKKILEMEIDVVYPAHERIIKNPEKRVYQLMEHCKKRAEEIYLAVENTATLEEIASRVNWSIGCYRDFDDLNKFMALNETLAFLTYLERQGKIKRRIEDGVIKFTVC
- the moaC gene encoding cyclic pyranopterin monophosphate synthase MoaC, with the protein product MAFTHIEDGKVRMVDVSEKEDVDRIAVAEGYIRLRSSTIEAILKKDVAKGNVIAAANIAGVLAVKKTPELIPMCHPIPITSVKFDFDIESVGIKVRCTVRSRGKTGVEMEALTGVSVALLTIWDMVKSLEKDEHGNYPRTLIEVVRVVEKVKGCRK
- a CDS encoding TIGR00153 family protein codes for the protein MIDRIRKFVFGGEREREVLNLIAEQIGIIIDTCELMKMIIERNDEAVVGDVCEAEKMGDAIRRDIMIKIHSGAFIPAIRSDFCNLAEELDEILDELEDIAVLFLLVKTIPDEIRGDFTRVAEINSRMAYQLSDAFKALQDGNLSEILLKIKISEEEVDSIKSRIYQKLKGINFGNYAEWYFFIKFVEKLINVSDLMEDAADTIQVLSVSIR